The Staphylococcus simiae genome includes the window CACAAGTTATGCACATGTGAATAACTTTGCTATTCGTGGATTTTATAGACTTATCCACCAATCCACAGCACCTACTACTATTACTAAGAACTTAAAACCTATATAATTATATATAAACGACTGGAAGGAGTTTTATTTAATGATGGAATTCTCAATTAAACGTGATTATTTTATTAATCAATTAAATGACACATTAAAAGCAATATCACCAAGAACAACATTACCAATTTTGACTGGTATTAAAATTGATGCCAAAGATAATGAAGTTATCTTAACTGGATCAGATTCAGAAATATCAATTGAAATCACTATTCCTAAAACTGTTGATGGTGAGGATATAGTTGATATAACAGAAACAGGCTCAGTAGTACTTCCTGGTCGTTTCTTTGTCGATATTATTAAAAAATTACCTGGTAAAGACGTTAAATTATCTACAAATGAACAATTTCAAACGTTAATAACATCAGGTCATTCTGAATTTAATTTAAGTGGATTAGATCCAGACCAATACCCATTATTACCACAAGTTTCAAGAGATGATGCGATTCAATTATCAGTAAAAGTATTAAAAAATGTCATAGCACAAACCAACTTTGCAGTGTCCACCTCAGAAACACGCCCGGTGTTAACAGGTGTAAACTGGCTTATACAAGATAATGAATTAATATGCACAGCGACTGACTCACACCGCTTGGCTGTAAGGAAATTGCAATTGGAAGATGCTTCTGAAAATAAAAATGTCATCATTCCAGGTAAAGCTTTAGCTGAACTTAATAAAATTATGTCTGATAATGAAGATGAAATTGATATCTTCTTCGCTTCGAACCAAGTGCTATTTAAAGTAGGTAATGTCAACTTTATTTCACGTTTATTAGAAGGTCATTATCCAGATACAACGCGCTTATTCCCTGAAAATTATGAAATTAAATTAAGTATAAATAACGGTGAATTTTACCATGCTATTGATCGTGCGTCATTATTAGCAAGAGAAGGTGGCAACAATGTTATTAAATTAAGTACTGGAAATGATGTTGTTGAATTATCATCAACTTCACCTGAAATTGGAACAGTGAAAGAAGAAGTTAATGCTAATGATGTAGAAGGCGGTAACTTAAAAATTTCTTTCAACTCTAAATACATGATGGATGCACTTAAAGCCATTGATAATGATGAAGTTGACGTAGAATTTTTCGGAACTATGAAACCATTTATCTTAAAACCAAAAGGTGACGATTCAGTCACTCAATTGATTTTACCAATTAGAACATATTAGATTTAGCCAAAGATAAGAGTTGGGACGTAATTAATTTTGTCCTAACTCTTTTTTTAATTTACTCTTATAAGCCATTTAGAGCTGCGATATAAAAATAATTTATATAAATCGATAAATAGAACGTAAAATAAATAAACACGCTAAAAAGCCCTTTAAAATGTCAAAAACATACAAATGTAAAATCACACTGATAAAGTGTGTATGATTACTTATTTATCACTAGTGATATTGAAAATTTAGAAGCTAATGTCAAATTCAAACTAATTATCAATAAGTAAACGATTTCAAACGCTATTTTAAATGAAATTTGTGTCAAAAAAAGGTATAATATATTGATGACATACAAAGAAACGGAGTGATTATTTTGGTTCAACAAGTTGTAGTGGAAGGCGACATTAATTTAGGTCAATTTCTTAAAACAGAAGGTATTATAGAGTCAGGTGGTCAAGCAAAATGGTTTTTACAAGACTTTGAAGTGTTGATCAATGGGGTACGAGAAACTCGTCGTGGTAAAAAATTAGAACATAATGATCGTATAGATATCCCTGAATTGCCTGAAGATACCGGTGCTTTTTTAATCATTCATCAAGGTGAACAATGAAGTTAAATACACTCCAATTAGAAAATTATCGTAACTACGAGGAAGTTACACTTAACTGTCATCCTGATGTTAATATCCTAATCGGTGAAAATGCACAAGGAAAGACAAACTTATTAGAATCAATTTATACCTTGGCATTAGCAAAAAGTCATAGAACAAGTAACGATAAGGAACTCATACGTTTCGATGCTGAGTATGCTAAAATAGAAGGTGAACTTAGTTACAGACATGGCAAAATGCCATTAACGATGTTTATAACTAAAAAAGGTAAACAAGTCAAAGTGAATCACTTAGAGCAAAGCAGACTAACGCAGTACATTGGTCATCTCAACGTGGTTCTTTTTGCGCCAGAAGATTTAAATATCGTCAAGGGCTCTCCTCAAATAAGACGACGTTTTATTGATATGGAGTTGGGTCAAATTTCTGCTGTTTACTTGAACGATTTAACACAATACCAACGTATTTTAAAACAAAAGAATAACTACTTAAAACAACTGCAAATGGGTCAAAAGACAGATTTAACGATGTTAGAAGTATTAAATCAGCAGTTTGCAGAATATGCATTAAAGGTTACGACCAAACGTGCACATTTTATTAAAGAACTTGAAACTTTAGCTAAACCAATACATGCCGGCATTACAAATAATAAAGAGATACTCTCTTTAAATTATTTGCCTAGTCTTAAACTTAGTAATGAAACTGAAGATGACAATGTCTTACTTGAAGAAGTAATGACGATACTGAGTGACAATATGCAAAGAGAAAAAGAAAGAGGTATGAGCTTATTTGGACCTCATCGTGATGATTTAGGCTTTAGTGTAAATGGCATGGACGCACAAACATATGGTTCACAAGGACAGCAACGTACGACAGCTTTGTCTATTAAATTAGCGGAAATCGAGCTAATGAATATTGAAGTTGGGGAATACCCAATATTACTGTTAGACGATGTTTTAAGTGAGTTAGATGATTCACGGCAAACACATCTGCTAAGTACTATTCAACATAAAGTACAAACATTTGTCACAACGACATCTGTAGATGGTATTGATCATGAAATAATGAATAACGCTAAATTGTATCGTATTAATCAAGGCGAAATTATAAAGTAACAGAAAGCGATGGTGACTGCATTGTCAGATGTAAACAACACGGAAAATTATGGTGCTGGGCAGATACAAGTACTAGAAGGTCTTGAAGCGGTTCGTAAAAGACCAGGTATGTATATTGGTTCAACTTCTGAAAGAGGTTTGCACCACTTAGTTTGGGAAATTGTCGATAACAGTATTGATGAAGCTTTAGCAGGATATGCAAACAAAATTGAAGTTATCATTCAAGAAGACAACTGGATAAAAGTAACAGATAACGGACGTGGTATACCTGTAGATATTCAAGAAAAAATGGGACGTCCTGCAGTAGAAGTTATCTTAACTGTTTTACATGCTGGTGGTAAATTTGGTGGCGGAGGCTACAAAGTTTCTGGTGGTCTACATGGTGTAGGTTCATCAGTAGTTAATGCCTTATCAGAAGATTTAGAAGTATACGTTCATAGAAACGATACAATATACCATCAAGCATACAAAAAAGGTGTACCTCAATTTGATTTAAAAGAAGTAGGTACAACAGATGTAACGGGTACAACAATTCGTTTCAAAGCAGATGGCAGTATTTTCACTGAAACACAAGTTTATAACTATGAGACATTACAACAACGTATTAGAGAGTTAGCATTTTTAAACAAAGGTATTGAAATCACTCTAAGAGACGAACGTGATAAAGAAAATATCAGAGAAGACTCATATCACTATGAAGGTGGTATTAAATCTTACGTTGAACTACTCAATGAAAATAAAGAGCCTTTATACGATGAGCCAATCTATATTCATCAGTCAAAAGATGATGTCGAAGTTGAAATTGCCATCCAATACAATTCTGGTTATGCAACGAATTTATTAACATATGCTAATAACATCCATACGTATGAAGGTGGTACACATGAAGATGGCTTTAAACGAGCATTAACACGTGTATTAAATAACTATGGTCTTAACAGTAAGATCATGAAAGAAGATAAAGAAAGATTAACAGGTGAAGATACTCGAGAAGGTATGACAGCCATTGTATCTATCAAACATAGTGATCCACAATTCGAAGGTCAAACTAAAACGAAATTAGGTAATTCCGAAGTTCGCCAAATTGTAGACAAATTATTTGCAGAACACTTTGAAAGATTTTTATATGAAAATCCACAAGTTGCTCGTGTCATTGTCGAAAAAGGTATTATGGCATCACATGCCCGTGTAGCAGCCAAAAAAGCACGTGAAGTGACACGCCGTAAGTCAGCGTTAGATGTGGCAAGTTTACCAGGTAAATTAGCAGACTGTTCAAGTAAAGTACCTGAAGAATGTGAAATCTTCTTAGTCGAAGGTGACTCTGCCGGAGGGTCTACAAAATCAGGTCGTGATTCAAGAACACAAGCAATTTTACCGTTACGAGGTAAAATTTTAAATGTTGAAAAAGCTCGTCTTGATCGAATTTTAAATAATAATGAGATTCGTCAAATGATTACAGCGTTTGGTACGGGTATCGGTGGCGACTTTGACTTATCAAAAGCACGTTATCATAAGATTGTCATTATGACGGATGCCGATGTAGATGGTGCGCATATTAGAACATTATTACTAACATTCTTCTATCGCTTTATGAGACCATTAATCGAAGCTGGTTATGTTTATATTGCACAACCACCGTTATATAAATTAACTCAAGGTAAGCAAAAATATTACGTATTCAATGATAGAGAGTTAGATAAACTTAAAGCTGAACTTAATCCAACACCTAAATGGTCAATTGCACGTTATAAAGGTCTTGGTGAAATGAATGCAGATCAATTGTGGGATACAACTATGAACCCAGAACACCGATCACTACTACAAGTTAAATTAGAAGATGCAATAGAAGCAGACCAAACATTTGAAATGTTAATGGGTGATGTAGTAGAAAACCGTAGACAATTTATTGAAGATAATGCAGTTTATGCCAACTTAGACTTCTAAGTCAGATGAACTGAAATTTGAAGGAGGATCTCTTGATGGCTGAATTACCTCAATCAAGAATAAATGAACGAAATATAACCAATGAAATGCGTGAATCATTTTTAGATTACGCGATGAGTGTAATCGTAGCGCGTGCGTTGCCAGATGTTCGAGATGGATTAAAACCAGTTCATAGACGTATCTTATACGGTCTGAATGAGCAAGGTATGACACCAGATAAGTCATACAAGAAATCGGCACGTATTGTTGGTGACGTAATGGGTAAATATCACCCACACGGTGACTCATCTATATACGAAGCAATGGTACGTATGGCACAAGATTTTAGTTATCGTTATCCACTTGTAGATGGTCAAGGTAACTTTGGTTCAATGGACGGCGATGGTGCAGCAGCAATGCGTTACACTGAAGCACGTATGACAAAGATTACGCTTGAATTGTTACGAGATATCAACAAAGATACAATTGATTTTATAGACAACTATGATGGTAATGAAAGAGAGCCGTCAGTCTTACCTGCAAGATTTCCTAACTTATTAGCGAATGGTGCTTCTGGTATTGCGGTAGGTATGGCAACCAATATACCACCACATAACTTAACAGAACTTATCAATGGTGTCCTAAGCCTAAGTAAGAACCCAGACATCTCTATTACAGAATTGATGGAAGATATTGAAGGTCCAGACTTCCCAACAGCAGGACTTATATTAGGTAAAAGTGGTATAAGACGTGCTTACGAAACTGGTAGAGGTTCGATTCAAATGCGTTCACGTGCTGAAATTGAAGAACGTGGTGGTGGTCGTCAACGTATCGTTGTTACAGAAATACCTTTCCAAGTTAACAAAGCGCGTATGATTGAAAAAATTGCTGAATTAGTAAGAGACAAGAAGATTGATGGTATCACTGATTTACGAGATGAAACAAGTTTACGTACAGGTGTACGTATCGTTATTGATGTTCGTAAAGATGCCAATGCGAGTGTTATTTTAAATAACTTATATAAACAAACACCATTACAAACATCATTTGGTGTTAATATGATCGCTTTGGTTAATGGTAGACCGAAGTTAATCAATCTTAAAGAAGCTTTAGTACACTACTTAGAACATCAAAAGACAGTGGTTCGTCGTCGTACAAAATATAATTTAAGAAAAGCTAAAGATCGTGCGCATATTTTAGAAGGTTTGCGTATAGCACTTGACCATATCGATGAAATTATCACAACGATTCGTGAATCTGAAACAGATAAAGTAGCAATGGAAAGCTTACAAACACGTTTTAAATTAAGTGAAAAACAAGCTCAAGCTATTTTAGATATGCGTTTAAGACGCTTGACAGGTCTAGAACGTGACAAGATTGAAGCGGAATATAATGATTTATTAAATTATATTAGTGAGTTAGAGGCTATCTTAGCTGATGAAGAAGTGTTATTACAATTAGTTCGAGATGAATTGACTGAAATCAAAGAGAAATACGGCGATGAGCGTCGTACTGAAATTCAACTTGGTGGTTTTGAAGATTTAGAAGACGAAGACTTAATCCCAGAAGAACAAATTGTTATTACACTTAGTCATAATAACTATATTAAACGATTACCTGTTTCTACATATCGTGCCCAAAATCGTGGTGGTCGTGGTGTACAAGGTATGAATACATTGGAAGAAGACTTTGTTAGTCAGCTTGTAACATTGAGTACACATGATAATGTGCTATTCTTCACTAACAAAGGACGTGTTTATAAACTTAAAGGTTATGAAGTACCTGAGTTATCACGTCAATCTAAAGGTATACCTGTAGTTAATGCTATAGAGCTTGATAGTGATGAAAATATTAGTACAATGATTGCTGTTAAAGATCTGGAAAGTGAAGAAGATTTCTTAGTATTTGCAACAAAACGTGGTATTGTCAAACGTTCTCGACTAAGCAACTTCTCACGTATTAATAGAAACGGTAAGATTGCAATTTCATTTAAAGAAGATGATGAATTAATTGCAGTACGCTTAACAAGTGGCGATGAAGATATCTTAATCGGTACAGCACATGCGTCATTAATTCGTTTCTCAGAATCAACATTACGTCCATTAGGTCGTACGGCGACAGGTGTTAAAGGTATTACACTTCGAGAAGGTGATGAAGTTGTAGGTCTTGATGTAGCACATACTGATAGTGTTGATGAAGTACTTGTTGTTACTGAAAATGGTTATGGTAAACGTACACCAGTAGATGAGTATCGTTTATCAAATCGTGGTGGTAAAGGTATTAAGACAGCAACAATTACTGAACGCAATGGTAATGTAGTATGTATTACAACAGTATCTGGTGAAGAAGACTTAATGATTGTTACTAACGCTGGTGTGATTATCCGTTTAGATGTAGCTGATATTTCACAAAATGGTCGTGCGGCACAAGGTGTACGCTTGATTCGTTTAGGTGAAGGTCAATTTGTATCTACAGTAGCAAAAGTTAGAGAAGAGCCAGAAGAAGAAGTTGTAGAAGTGAATGAACAACAAGATACTGCAGATGGTACAGATGTAATTAGTGAAACTGTAGTATCAGATCAAACACCTGGTAATACTGTCCATACTGAAGAAATCATTGAACAGAACATTGAAAGTAATGACGGCGATGAGACAGATGAACGCATTGAAATTAGACAAGACTTTATGGAACGTGTCGAAGAAGACATGGAACAAGCATCAGACAATGAAGAAGA containing:
- the yaaA gene encoding S4 domain-containing protein YaaA is translated as MIILVQQVVVEGDINLGQFLKTEGIIESGGQAKWFLQDFEVLINGVRETRRGKKLEHNDRIDIPELPEDTGAFLIIHQGEQ
- the gyrB gene encoding DNA topoisomerase (ATP-hydrolyzing) subunit B — protein: MVTALSDVNNTENYGAGQIQVLEGLEAVRKRPGMYIGSTSERGLHHLVWEIVDNSIDEALAGYANKIEVIIQEDNWIKVTDNGRGIPVDIQEKMGRPAVEVILTVLHAGGKFGGGGYKVSGGLHGVGSSVVNALSEDLEVYVHRNDTIYHQAYKKGVPQFDLKEVGTTDVTGTTIRFKADGSIFTETQVYNYETLQQRIRELAFLNKGIEITLRDERDKENIREDSYHYEGGIKSYVELLNENKEPLYDEPIYIHQSKDDVEVEIAIQYNSGYATNLLTYANNIHTYEGGTHEDGFKRALTRVLNNYGLNSKIMKEDKERLTGEDTREGMTAIVSIKHSDPQFEGQTKTKLGNSEVRQIVDKLFAEHFERFLYENPQVARVIVEKGIMASHARVAAKKAREVTRRKSALDVASLPGKLADCSSKVPEECEIFLVEGDSAGGSTKSGRDSRTQAILPLRGKILNVEKARLDRILNNNEIRQMITAFGTGIGGDFDLSKARYHKIVIMTDADVDGAHIRTLLLTFFYRFMRPLIEAGYVYIAQPPLYKLTQGKQKYYVFNDRELDKLKAELNPTPKWSIARYKGLGEMNADQLWDTTMNPEHRSLLQVKLEDAIEADQTFEMLMGDVVENRRQFIEDNAVYANLDF
- the recF gene encoding DNA replication/repair protein RecF (All proteins in this family for which functions are known are DNA-binding proteins that assist the filamentation of RecA onto DNA for the initiation of recombination or recombinational repair.) translates to MKLNTLQLENYRNYEEVTLNCHPDVNILIGENAQGKTNLLESIYTLALAKSHRTSNDKELIRFDAEYAKIEGELSYRHGKMPLTMFITKKGKQVKVNHLEQSRLTQYIGHLNVVLFAPEDLNIVKGSPQIRRRFIDMELGQISAVYLNDLTQYQRILKQKNNYLKQLQMGQKTDLTMLEVLNQQFAEYALKVTTKRAHFIKELETLAKPIHAGITNNKEILSLNYLPSLKLSNETEDDNVLLEEVMTILSDNMQREKERGMSLFGPHRDDLGFSVNGMDAQTYGSQGQQRTTALSIKLAEIELMNIEVGEYPILLLDDVLSELDDSRQTHLLSTIQHKVQTFVTTTSVDGIDHEIMNNAKLYRINQGEIIK
- the dnaN gene encoding DNA polymerase III subunit beta, which codes for MMEFSIKRDYFINQLNDTLKAISPRTTLPILTGIKIDAKDNEVILTGSDSEISIEITIPKTVDGEDIVDITETGSVVLPGRFFVDIIKKLPGKDVKLSTNEQFQTLITSGHSEFNLSGLDPDQYPLLPQVSRDDAIQLSVKVLKNVIAQTNFAVSTSETRPVLTGVNWLIQDNELICTATDSHRLAVRKLQLEDASENKNVIIPGKALAELNKIMSDNEDEIDIFFASNQVLFKVGNVNFISRLLEGHYPDTTRLFPENYEIKLSINNGEFYHAIDRASLLAREGGNNVIKLSTGNDVVELSSTSPEIGTVKEEVNANDVEGGNLKISFNSKYMMDALKAIDNDEVDVEFFGTMKPFILKPKGDDSVTQLILPIRTY
- the gyrA gene encoding DNA gyrase subunit A, with product MAELPQSRINERNITNEMRESFLDYAMSVIVARALPDVRDGLKPVHRRILYGLNEQGMTPDKSYKKSARIVGDVMGKYHPHGDSSIYEAMVRMAQDFSYRYPLVDGQGNFGSMDGDGAAAMRYTEARMTKITLELLRDINKDTIDFIDNYDGNEREPSVLPARFPNLLANGASGIAVGMATNIPPHNLTELINGVLSLSKNPDISITELMEDIEGPDFPTAGLILGKSGIRRAYETGRGSIQMRSRAEIEERGGGRQRIVVTEIPFQVNKARMIEKIAELVRDKKIDGITDLRDETSLRTGVRIVIDVRKDANASVILNNLYKQTPLQTSFGVNMIALVNGRPKLINLKEALVHYLEHQKTVVRRRTKYNLRKAKDRAHILEGLRIALDHIDEIITTIRESETDKVAMESLQTRFKLSEKQAQAILDMRLRRLTGLERDKIEAEYNDLLNYISELEAILADEEVLLQLVRDELTEIKEKYGDERRTEIQLGGFEDLEDEDLIPEEQIVITLSHNNYIKRLPVSTYRAQNRGGRGVQGMNTLEEDFVSQLVTLSTHDNVLFFTNKGRVYKLKGYEVPELSRQSKGIPVVNAIELDSDENISTMIAVKDLESEEDFLVFATKRGIVKRSRLSNFSRINRNGKIAISFKEDDELIAVRLTSGDEDILIGTAHASLIRFSESTLRPLGRTATGVKGITLREGDEVVGLDVAHTDSVDEVLVVTENGYGKRTPVDEYRLSNRGGKGIKTATITERNGNVVCITTVSGEEDLMIVTNAGVIIRLDVADISQNGRAAQGVRLIRLGEGQFVSTVAKVREEPEEEVVEVNEQQDTADGTDVISETVVSDQTPGNTVHTEEIIEQNIESNDGDETDERIEIRQDFMERVEEDMEQASDNEEE